In the Vulpes vulpes isolate BD-2025 chromosome 12, VulVul3, whole genome shotgun sequence genome, ccgcccccgggcgcaGGCTGGACTGGACGGGCGGGATGCGCAGGGCCCCAGGCTGGACTGGACGGGCGGGATGCGCAGGGCCCCCCCCCCGGGCGCAGGCTGGACCTGACGGCCCGGGATGCgcagggcccccccccccgcctccccgggcgCAGGCTGGACTGGACGGGCGGGATgcgcaggcccccccccccccccgggcgcaGGCTGCACTTGACGGGCGGGATGTGCagggacccccgcccccgccccggtgcCGCCCCGCGCTCCCACTCCCACCTGCGCCGGCCGCGCGGGGCCcgccgctgccccccccccccccgccccgggctcccggGGCAGCGCGGCCCCCGCCTCCCACCCCGCGGCGCCGCCCGGGCCGGCGTCCGGCCTCTCACCGGGTCGGTGTTGAGCGCCGTGAGCGGGGTCCGCGGCGGCGCGGCCGGACAGGTCCCGGCCGGGTGgtgcggcggcgcgggcggcggcggctgccTCAGCAGAGCCGGGTGCGTCTCCAGCGCCAGCTGCAGGTCCAGGATGTAGTCGATAACGTGCTGCAGGATCTCCACTTTGCTGACTTTCTTGTTGGGCGGGATGGTGGGCACCAGCCTCCGCAGGCGGCTGTAGCAGTCGTTCATATCGCACTGCAGGCACAGCGCCGGCTCCtcggccgccgcctccgccgccttgcagcgcgccgccgccgccgccgccgccgccgagcctcCCAGGCTGTGGCCGTGCTCGGCCAGACAGCGCAGGGCCAGCTCCCCGCCGCCGCAGCCCGACGGCGCCTTGCGGCCCGAGGGGCGCACCGGGCTCACCGCCTTCAtcgcgcgccccgcgccctgcgccccgcgccccgcgccccgcgccccgcgccctgcgccctgcgcgaGCGGACACGCCGGCGCGAgcgaggcgggcggg is a window encoding:
- the ID4 gene encoding DNA-binding protein inhibitor ID-4 translates to MKAVSPVRPSGRKAPSGCGGGELALRCLAEHGHSLGGSAAAAAAAARCKAAEAAAEEPALCLQCDMNDCYSRLRRLVPTIPPNKKVSKVEILQHVIDYILDLQLALETHPALLRQPPPPAPPHHPAGTCPAAPPRTPLTALNTDPAGAVNKQGDSILCR